Proteins encoded together in one Plectropomus leopardus isolate mb chromosome 19, YSFRI_Pleo_2.0, whole genome shotgun sequence window:
- the hpdl gene encoding 4-hydroxyphenylpyruvate dioxygenase-like protein — MAALLNRLHHISLHVFNAEKVARDLVSKFKFNLFATRLTDRSRQLAFRKGSAVFIVNERPNQSHVGMNEELLITDKCSHDPYRINVGKYNQDKSTRCLYDVSPNYPVDTVSNVCFEVEDVERSFRALSHLGCSFLVPPTTVQDDRGLVTYSVVKSVVGNVCHTLIDRTKYKGSFLPGFEVIENDCISLPEEDISCPITHFDHITYACPRKTTHQVMRWYEKLFGFQRFFIDSNEDVDEGFVVNQEGIGLRLTAMEYWKCSKAGISLPSVDKKEPDCKFVIAESLPEQGRNQVDTFLEQHRAPGIQHIGLYTKNIVSTASAMADAGVQFFSPPHAYYTEVGKQQEIEEAGHNPQMLAQHGILLDTDLHRDPLSQTSSGESKRYLLQVFTKPIFAEDTFFLELIERRGATGFGEGNIRALWRSVQAHMESQRGDSRGEGSPKTVQTAQY; from the exons ATGGCAGCTCTCTTGAATCGGTTACACCACATTTCGCTCCACGTTTTTAACGCGGAAAAAGTGGCTCGCGATCTTGTTTCTAAATTCAAGTTTAATTTGTTCGCCACCAGACTCACCGACAGGTCCAGGCAGCTGGCTTTCAGAAAAGGATCGGCCGTTTTCATCGTGAACGAGAGACCAAACCAGAGTCATGTGGGAATGAATGAAGAGCTACTCATCACAGACAAATGTTCACATGATCCATACCGGATTAACGTGGGGAAATACAACCAGGATAAGTCAACGAGATGTCTTTACGACGTGAGCCCGAATTACCCGGTGGACACTGTGAGCAACGTGTGTTTCGAGGTGGAGGATGTGGAAAGGTCATTCAGGGCTCTTAGTCATCTGGGCTGCAGTTTCCTGGTTCCGCCCACAACAGTTCAGGACGACAGGGGGCTCGTCACCTACTCAGTGGTCAAATCTGTTGTGGGGAATGTGTGTCACACACTAATTGACAGGACAAAATACAAGGGGAGCTTCTTGCCTGGGTTTGAGGTCATTGAAAACGACTGCATCAGCTTGCCAGAGGAGGACATATCTTGTCCAATCACACATTTTGACCACATAACTTACGCCTGTCCAAGAAAAACGACCCACCAGGTCATGAGGTGGTATGAGAAGCTGTTTGGTTTTCAGAGGTTTTTCATTGATAG TAATGAAGATGTGGACGAAGGTTTTGTCGTAAACCAGGAGGGCATTGGACTCCGTCTTACCGCCATGGAgtactggaaatgcagcaaagcAGGAATCTCGCTCCCTTCTGTAGACAAAAAAGAGCCGGACTGCAAGTTTGTCATTGCAGAATCACTGCCTGAACAAG GCAGGAATCAGGTCGACACCTTCTTGGAGCAGCACAGGGCCCCGGGGATCCAGCACATTGGGCTgtacacaaaaaacattgtatCTACTGCATCTGCGATGGCTGATGCTGGTGTCCagtttttctctccccctcacGCCTATTACACTGAG GTGGGAAAACAGCAGGAGATTGAGGAGGCAGGACACAACCCTCAGATGCTGGCGCAGCACGGCATTCTCCTGGACACAGACCTGCACAGAGATCCTTTATCACAGACATCATCCGGTGAAAGCAAAAG ATACCTCCTCCAAGTGTTCACCAAGCCCATTTTTGCAGAGGACACCTTCTTCCTCGAGCTGATTGAGCGAAGAGGGGCGACAGGTTTCGGCGAGGGGAACATCAGGGCGCTGTGGAGGTCGGTGCAGGCGCACATGGAGAGTCAGAGGGGGGATTCACGAGGAGAGGGATCCCCAAAAACTGTGCAAACTGCTCAATATTAG